A part of Podarcis muralis chromosome 13, rPodMur119.hap1.1, whole genome shotgun sequence genomic DNA contains:
- the NFE2L1 gene encoding endoplasmic reticulum membrane sensor NFE2L1 isoform X2 → MLSLKKYFTEGLIQFTILLSLIGVRVDVDTYLNSHLPPLREIFLGQSSAYTQTQFHNLRNTLDGYVIHPKSVDLDYYFTARRLLNQVRALDRFQVPTTEVSAWLVHRDSEGSVSGAQPNTGIALENGSGLQDGTVPDNEVRENGAEQGFGEELEDLGAVAPPMNGDLTKEDIDLIDILWRQDIDLGAGREIFDYSHRQKENEVDKEANNGEECGDGWRSRGGDVADRALLVDGETGESFPAQFPAADAPSLTEVLPSESGPSTVPDGLLSPLLTGTELPFDLEQQWQDLMSIMETQGMEVNSTAAAGTLYDSTGGDILNANYSLAPSTPINQNVSLHQASLGSCTQDFASLFSSEMESLSVAGSSALLQLVPDNSTGFNTTFGSTNLSGIFFPPQLNGTVNETSGPELPDPLGGLLDEAMLDEISLMDLATEEGFNPVQASRLEEEFDSDSGLSLDSSHSPASLSSSEASSSSSSASSSFSEEGAVGYNSDSENVDVEDAEGAVGYQPEYSKFCRMSYQNPSQLQYLPYLEHVGHNHTYNMAPRTLDTDEPQPATMGKKSAKDKQADFLDKQMSRDEHRARAMKIPFPNEKIINLPVEEFNELLSKYQLSEAQLSLIRDIRRRGKNKMAAQNCRKRKLDTILNLERDVEDLQRDKSKLLREKVEFLRSIRQMKQKVQNLYQEVFGRLRDENGQPYSPNQYALQYASNGSVILIPRSLADQQGRRQERKQKDRRK, encoded by the exons ATGCTTTCTCTGAAGAAATATTTCACTGAAGGACTCATCCAGTTCACCATTCTCCTCAGCTTAATAGGTGTGAGGGTGGATGTAGATACTTATCTGAACTCGCATCTTCCCCCTCTGCGAGAGATCTTTTTGGGCCAGAGTTCTGCTTACACCCAGACACAGTTCCACAACCTGCGGAACACTTTAGATGGCTATGTCATCCATCCAAAAAGTGTAGATCTGGACTATTATTTCACAGCTCGACGGCTTCTTAACCAGGTGAGGGCCCTGGACAGGTTCCAGGTGCCCACCACAGAAGTCAGTGCCTGGTTGGTACACCGAGATTCTGAAGGTTCTGTCTCTGGTGCCCAACCCAATACAGGCATTGCCCTTGAGAATGGCAGTGGCTTGCAAGATGGAACTGTTCCAGACAATGAAGTGAGGGAAAATGGAGCAGAACAAGGATTTGGTGAAGAATTGGAAGACCTAGGTGCCGTGGCTCCTCCAATGAATGGTGATCTAACCAAAGAG gaCATTGATTTAATTGACATCCTGTGGAGACAGGATATCGACCTTGGAGCTGGGCGTGAGATTTTTGACTACAGCCACCGCCAGAAGGAGAACGAAGTGGACAAAGAAGCAAATAATGGGGAGGAGTGTGGGGATGGCTGGAGGAGCAGAGGGGGCGATGTCGCTGACAGGGCCTTGCTAGTGGATGGCGAGACAGGGGAAAGCTTTCCTGCgcag TTTCCAGCTGCAGATGCCCCCAGCCTAACTGAAGTTCTGCCGAGTGAGAGCGGGCCTTCCACTGTGCCAGACGGGCTTCTGTCTCCCCTACTAACAGGGACAGAGTTGCCCTTCGACCTGGAGCAGCAGTGGCAGGACCTCATGTCTATAATGGAAACGCAG GGTATGGAGGTGAACAGCACAGCAGCTGCAGGGACCCTGTACGATAGCACAGGTGGAGACATTCTGAATGCCAACTACAGCCTTGCTCCATCCACCCCAATCAACCAGAATGTCAGCCTGCATCAGGCGTCACTGGGCAGCTGTACACAAGACTTTGCTTCCTTGTTCAGCTCTGAGATGGAGAGCCTCTCAGTAGCTGGCAGCTCAGCTTTGTTGCAGCTGGTTCCTGACAACTCCACTGGCTTCAACACCACATTTGGCTCTACCAACCTGAGTGGGATCTTCTTCCCTCCCCAGTTAAATGGCACTGTAAACGAAACATCTGGGCCTGAGCTGCCAGATCCTCTTGGGGGACTCCTTGATGAAGCCATGCTAGATGAGATTAGCTTGATGGACTTGGCCACTGAAGAAGGCTTCAACCCAGTGCAGGCTTCCCGCCTGGAGGAAGAATTTGATTCAGACTCTGGGCTCTCCTTGGACTCGAGCCACAGCCCTGCTTCTCTCAGCAGCTCAGAAGCATCGTCGTCATCAtcttcagcttcctcctccttttctgagGAAGGTGCTGTGGGCTACAACTCGGACTCTGAAAATGTGGACGTTGAAGATGCAGAAGGGGCAGTTGGGTACCAGCCAGAGTACAGCAAGTTTTGTCGTATGAGCTACCAGAACCCTTCTCAGCTGCAATATCTGCCTTATCTGGAGCATGTAGGTCACAATCACACCTACAACATGGCCCCCAGGACCTTAGACACTGACGAGCCCCAGCCAGCCACCATGGGGAAAAAGAGCGCCAAGGATAAACAGGCAGACTTCTTGGATAAGCAGATGAGCCGAGATGAGCACCGGGCCCGAGCCATGAAGATCCCTTTCCCCAACGAGAAGATCATCAACTTGCCTGTAGAAGAATTCAATGAACTCCTGTCGAAGTACCAACTGAGTGAGGCCCAGCTGAGCTTAATCCGGGACATCCGGAGACGGGGCAAGAACAAGATGGCTGCCCAGAACTGTCGTAAGAGAAAGCTGGACACTATCCTCAACTTGGAACGGGATGTAGAGGATTTGCAGAGAGACAAGTCAAAGCTGCTCAGGGAGAAGGTGGAGTTTCTCAGGTCCATTCGCCAGATGAAGCAAAAGGTGCAGAACCTCTATCAGGAGGTATTTGGCCGCCTGCGTGATGAGAATGGCCAGCCCTACTCCCCGAATCAATATGCCCTACAGTACGCCAGTAATGGTAGTGTTATCCTAATACCACGCTCCTTGGCCGACCAGCAGGGCAGACGTCAAGAGAGGAAACAGAAAGACAGGAGGAAGTGA
- the NFE2L1 gene encoding endoplasmic reticulum membrane sensor NFE2L1 isoform X5, translated as MRKDIDLIDILWRQDIDLGAGREIFDYSHRQKENEVDKEANNGEECGDGWRSRGGDVADRALLVDGETGESFPAQVPGVEDQTALSLEECLRLLEATFPFGENSEFPAADAPSLTEVLPSESGPSTVPDGLLSPLLTGTELPFDLEQQWQDLMSIMETQGMEVNSTAAAGTLYDSTGGDILNANYSLAPSTPINQNVSLHQASLGSCTQDFASLFSSEMESLSVAGSSALLQLVPDNSTGFNTTFGSTNLSGIFFPPQLNGTVNETSGPELPDPLGGLLDEAMLDEISLMDLATEEGFNPVQASRLEEEFDSDSGLSLDSSHSPASLSSSEASSSSSSASSSFSEEGAVGYNSDSENVDVEDAEGAVGYQPEYSKFCRMSYQNPSQLQYLPYLEHVGHNHTYNMAPRTLDTDEPQPATMGKKSAKDKQADFLDKQMSRDEHRARAMKIPFPNEKIINLPVEEFNELLSKYQLSEAQLSLIRDIRRRGKNKMAAQNCRKRKLDTILNLERDVEDLQRDKSKLLREKVEFLRSIRQMKQKVQNLYQEVFGRLRDENGQPYSPNQYALQYASNGSVILIPRSLADQQGRRQERKQKDRRK; from the exons ATGAGAAAG gaCATTGATTTAATTGACATCCTGTGGAGACAGGATATCGACCTTGGAGCTGGGCGTGAGATTTTTGACTACAGCCACCGCCAGAAGGAGAACGAAGTGGACAAAGAAGCAAATAATGGGGAGGAGTGTGGGGATGGCTGGAGGAGCAGAGGGGGCGATGTCGCTGACAGGGCCTTGCTAGTGGATGGCGAGACAGGGGAAAGCTTTCCTGCgcag GTGCCTGGTGTTGAGGACCAGACAGCCTTGTCCTTGGAGGAGTGCCTTAGGCTGCTGGAGGCCACGTTTCCCTTTGGGGAGAATTCGGAG TTTCCAGCTGCAGATGCCCCCAGCCTAACTGAAGTTCTGCCGAGTGAGAGCGGGCCTTCCACTGTGCCAGACGGGCTTCTGTCTCCCCTACTAACAGGGACAGAGTTGCCCTTCGACCTGGAGCAGCAGTGGCAGGACCTCATGTCTATAATGGAAACGCAG GGTATGGAGGTGAACAGCACAGCAGCTGCAGGGACCCTGTACGATAGCACAGGTGGAGACATTCTGAATGCCAACTACAGCCTTGCTCCATCCACCCCAATCAACCAGAATGTCAGCCTGCATCAGGCGTCACTGGGCAGCTGTACACAAGACTTTGCTTCCTTGTTCAGCTCTGAGATGGAGAGCCTCTCAGTAGCTGGCAGCTCAGCTTTGTTGCAGCTGGTTCCTGACAACTCCACTGGCTTCAACACCACATTTGGCTCTACCAACCTGAGTGGGATCTTCTTCCCTCCCCAGTTAAATGGCACTGTAAACGAAACATCTGGGCCTGAGCTGCCAGATCCTCTTGGGGGACTCCTTGATGAAGCCATGCTAGATGAGATTAGCTTGATGGACTTGGCCACTGAAGAAGGCTTCAACCCAGTGCAGGCTTCCCGCCTGGAGGAAGAATTTGATTCAGACTCTGGGCTCTCCTTGGACTCGAGCCACAGCCCTGCTTCTCTCAGCAGCTCAGAAGCATCGTCGTCATCAtcttcagcttcctcctccttttctgagGAAGGTGCTGTGGGCTACAACTCGGACTCTGAAAATGTGGACGTTGAAGATGCAGAAGGGGCAGTTGGGTACCAGCCAGAGTACAGCAAGTTTTGTCGTATGAGCTACCAGAACCCTTCTCAGCTGCAATATCTGCCTTATCTGGAGCATGTAGGTCACAATCACACCTACAACATGGCCCCCAGGACCTTAGACACTGACGAGCCCCAGCCAGCCACCATGGGGAAAAAGAGCGCCAAGGATAAACAGGCAGACTTCTTGGATAAGCAGATGAGCCGAGATGAGCACCGGGCCCGAGCCATGAAGATCCCTTTCCCCAACGAGAAGATCATCAACTTGCCTGTAGAAGAATTCAATGAACTCCTGTCGAAGTACCAACTGAGTGAGGCCCAGCTGAGCTTAATCCGGGACATCCGGAGACGGGGCAAGAACAAGATGGCTGCCCAGAACTGTCGTAAGAGAAAGCTGGACACTATCCTCAACTTGGAACGGGATGTAGAGGATTTGCAGAGAGACAAGTCAAAGCTGCTCAGGGAGAAGGTGGAGTTTCTCAGGTCCATTCGCCAGATGAAGCAAAAGGTGCAGAACCTCTATCAGGAGGTATTTGGCCGCCTGCGTGATGAGAATGGCCAGCCCTACTCCCCGAATCAATATGCCCTACAGTACGCCAGTAATGGTAGTGTTATCCTAATACCACGCTCCTTGGCCGACCAGCAGGGCAGACGTCAAGAGAGGAAACAGAAAGACAGGAGGAAGTGA
- the NFE2L1 gene encoding endoplasmic reticulum membrane sensor NFE2L1 isoform X3 yields the protein MLSLKKYFTEGLIQFTILLSLIGVRVDVDTYLNSHLPPLREIFLGQSSAYTQTQFHNLRNTLDGYVIHPKSVDLDYYFTARRLLNQVRALDRFQVPTTEVSAWLVHRDSEGSVSGAQPNTGIALENGSGLQDGTVPDNEVRENGAEQGFGEELEDLGAVAPPMNGDLTKEVPGVEDQTALSLEECLRLLEATFPFGENSEFPAADAPSLTEVLPSESGPSTVPDGLLSPLLTGTELPFDLEQQWQDLMSIMETQGMEVNSTAAAGTLYDSTGGDILNANYSLAPSTPINQNVSLHQASLGSCTQDFASLFSSEMESLSVAGSSALLQLVPDNSTGFNTTFGSTNLSGIFFPPQLNGTVNETSGPELPDPLGGLLDEAMLDEISLMDLATEEGFNPVQASRLEEEFDSDSGLSLDSSHSPASLSSSEASSSSSSASSSFSEEGAVGYNSDSENVDVEDAEGAVGYQPEYSKFCRMSYQNPSQLQYLPYLEHVGHNHTYNMAPRTLDTDEPQPATMGKKSAKDKQADFLDKQMSRDEHRARAMKIPFPNEKIINLPVEEFNELLSKYQLSEAQLSLIRDIRRRGKNKMAAQNCRKRKLDTILNLERDVEDLQRDKSKLLREKVEFLRSIRQMKQKVQNLYQEVFGRLRDENGQPYSPNQYALQYASNGSVILIPRSLADQQGRRQERKQKDRRK from the exons ATGCTTTCTCTGAAGAAATATTTCACTGAAGGACTCATCCAGTTCACCATTCTCCTCAGCTTAATAGGTGTGAGGGTGGATGTAGATACTTATCTGAACTCGCATCTTCCCCCTCTGCGAGAGATCTTTTTGGGCCAGAGTTCTGCTTACACCCAGACACAGTTCCACAACCTGCGGAACACTTTAGATGGCTATGTCATCCATCCAAAAAGTGTAGATCTGGACTATTATTTCACAGCTCGACGGCTTCTTAACCAGGTGAGGGCCCTGGACAGGTTCCAGGTGCCCACCACAGAAGTCAGTGCCTGGTTGGTACACCGAGATTCTGAAGGTTCTGTCTCTGGTGCCCAACCCAATACAGGCATTGCCCTTGAGAATGGCAGTGGCTTGCAAGATGGAACTGTTCCAGACAATGAAGTGAGGGAAAATGGAGCAGAACAAGGATTTGGTGAAGAATTGGAAGACCTAGGTGCCGTGGCTCCTCCAATGAATGGTGATCTAACCAAAGAG GTGCCTGGTGTTGAGGACCAGACAGCCTTGTCCTTGGAGGAGTGCCTTAGGCTGCTGGAGGCCACGTTTCCCTTTGGGGAGAATTCGGAG TTTCCAGCTGCAGATGCCCCCAGCCTAACTGAAGTTCTGCCGAGTGAGAGCGGGCCTTCCACTGTGCCAGACGGGCTTCTGTCTCCCCTACTAACAGGGACAGAGTTGCCCTTCGACCTGGAGCAGCAGTGGCAGGACCTCATGTCTATAATGGAAACGCAG GGTATGGAGGTGAACAGCACAGCAGCTGCAGGGACCCTGTACGATAGCACAGGTGGAGACATTCTGAATGCCAACTACAGCCTTGCTCCATCCACCCCAATCAACCAGAATGTCAGCCTGCATCAGGCGTCACTGGGCAGCTGTACACAAGACTTTGCTTCCTTGTTCAGCTCTGAGATGGAGAGCCTCTCAGTAGCTGGCAGCTCAGCTTTGTTGCAGCTGGTTCCTGACAACTCCACTGGCTTCAACACCACATTTGGCTCTACCAACCTGAGTGGGATCTTCTTCCCTCCCCAGTTAAATGGCACTGTAAACGAAACATCTGGGCCTGAGCTGCCAGATCCTCTTGGGGGACTCCTTGATGAAGCCATGCTAGATGAGATTAGCTTGATGGACTTGGCCACTGAAGAAGGCTTCAACCCAGTGCAGGCTTCCCGCCTGGAGGAAGAATTTGATTCAGACTCTGGGCTCTCCTTGGACTCGAGCCACAGCCCTGCTTCTCTCAGCAGCTCAGAAGCATCGTCGTCATCAtcttcagcttcctcctccttttctgagGAAGGTGCTGTGGGCTACAACTCGGACTCTGAAAATGTGGACGTTGAAGATGCAGAAGGGGCAGTTGGGTACCAGCCAGAGTACAGCAAGTTTTGTCGTATGAGCTACCAGAACCCTTCTCAGCTGCAATATCTGCCTTATCTGGAGCATGTAGGTCACAATCACACCTACAACATGGCCCCCAGGACCTTAGACACTGACGAGCCCCAGCCAGCCACCATGGGGAAAAAGAGCGCCAAGGATAAACAGGCAGACTTCTTGGATAAGCAGATGAGCCGAGATGAGCACCGGGCCCGAGCCATGAAGATCCCTTTCCCCAACGAGAAGATCATCAACTTGCCTGTAGAAGAATTCAATGAACTCCTGTCGAAGTACCAACTGAGTGAGGCCCAGCTGAGCTTAATCCGGGACATCCGGAGACGGGGCAAGAACAAGATGGCTGCCCAGAACTGTCGTAAGAGAAAGCTGGACACTATCCTCAACTTGGAACGGGATGTAGAGGATTTGCAGAGAGACAAGTCAAAGCTGCTCAGGGAGAAGGTGGAGTTTCTCAGGTCCATTCGCCAGATGAAGCAAAAGGTGCAGAACCTCTATCAGGAGGTATTTGGCCGCCTGCGTGATGAGAATGGCCAGCCCTACTCCCCGAATCAATATGCCCTACAGTACGCCAGTAATGGTAGTGTTATCCTAATACCACGCTCCTTGGCCGACCAGCAGGGCAGACGTCAAGAGAGGAAACAGAAAGACAGGAGGAAGTGA
- the CBX1 gene encoding chromobox protein homolog 1 encodes MGKKQNKKKVEEVLEEEEEEYVVEKVLDRRVVKGKVEYLLKWKGFSDEDNTWEPEENLDCPDLIAEFLQSQKTAHESDKSEGSKRKAESDSEDRGEESRPKKKKEEAEKPRGFARGFEPERIIGATDSSGELMFLMKWKNSDEADLVPAKEANIKCPQVVISFYEERLTWHSYPSEDDDKKDEKN; translated from the exons ATGGGAAAAAAGCAGAACAAGAAGAAAGTGGAGGAGGtcctagaagaagaggaggaggagtatgtCGTGGAGAAGGTCCTTGACCGGCGGGTGGTGAAAGGGAAAGTGGAATACCTGCTCAAGTGGAAAGGCTTCTCAGA CGAAGATAACACGTGGGAGCCAGAGGAGAACCTCGACTGCCCTGACCTCATTGCGGAGTTCCTGCAATCCCAGAAAACTGCACATGAAAGTGACAAGTCAGAGGGAAGCAAGCGCAAGgcagaatctgattcagaggataggggggaggaaagcagaccaaagaaaaagaaagaggag GCTGAGAAGCCTCGAGGCTTTGCAAGAGGGTTTGAACCAGAGCGGATTATTGGTGCCACAGACTCCAGTGGAGAGCTCATGTTCCTGATGAAATG GAAGAACTCTGACGAAGCTGATCTGGTCCCTGCCAAGGAAGCAAATATCAAGTGCCCGCAGGTGGTCATCTCGTTCTATGAGGAAAGGCTGACATGGCACTCCTATCCATCAGAAGATGATGACAAGAAGGATGAGAAGAACTAA
- the NFE2L1 gene encoding endoplasmic reticulum membrane sensor NFE2L1 isoform X1, producing MLSLKKYFTEGLIQFTILLSLIGVRVDVDTYLNSHLPPLREIFLGQSSAYTQTQFHNLRNTLDGYVIHPKSVDLDYYFTARRLLNQVRALDRFQVPTTEVSAWLVHRDSEGSVSGAQPNTGIALENGSGLQDGTVPDNEVRENGAEQGFGEELEDLGAVAPPMNGDLTKEDIDLIDILWRQDIDLGAGREIFDYSHRQKENEVDKEANNGEECGDGWRSRGGDVADRALLVDGETGESFPAQVPGVEDQTALSLEECLRLLEATFPFGENSEFPAADAPSLTEVLPSESGPSTVPDGLLSPLLTGTELPFDLEQQWQDLMSIMETQGMEVNSTAAAGTLYDSTGGDILNANYSLAPSTPINQNVSLHQASLGSCTQDFASLFSSEMESLSVAGSSALLQLVPDNSTGFNTTFGSTNLSGIFFPPQLNGTVNETSGPELPDPLGGLLDEAMLDEISLMDLATEEGFNPVQASRLEEEFDSDSGLSLDSSHSPASLSSSEASSSSSSASSSFSEEGAVGYNSDSENVDVEDAEGAVGYQPEYSKFCRMSYQNPSQLQYLPYLEHVGHNHTYNMAPRTLDTDEPQPATMGKKSAKDKQADFLDKQMSRDEHRARAMKIPFPNEKIINLPVEEFNELLSKYQLSEAQLSLIRDIRRRGKNKMAAQNCRKRKLDTILNLERDVEDLQRDKSKLLREKVEFLRSIRQMKQKVQNLYQEVFGRLRDENGQPYSPNQYALQYASNGSVILIPRSLADQQGRRQERKQKDRRK from the exons ATGCTTTCTCTGAAGAAATATTTCACTGAAGGACTCATCCAGTTCACCATTCTCCTCAGCTTAATAGGTGTGAGGGTGGATGTAGATACTTATCTGAACTCGCATCTTCCCCCTCTGCGAGAGATCTTTTTGGGCCAGAGTTCTGCTTACACCCAGACACAGTTCCACAACCTGCGGAACACTTTAGATGGCTATGTCATCCATCCAAAAAGTGTAGATCTGGACTATTATTTCACAGCTCGACGGCTTCTTAACCAGGTGAGGGCCCTGGACAGGTTCCAGGTGCCCACCACAGAAGTCAGTGCCTGGTTGGTACACCGAGATTCTGAAGGTTCTGTCTCTGGTGCCCAACCCAATACAGGCATTGCCCTTGAGAATGGCAGTGGCTTGCAAGATGGAACTGTTCCAGACAATGAAGTGAGGGAAAATGGAGCAGAACAAGGATTTGGTGAAGAATTGGAAGACCTAGGTGCCGTGGCTCCTCCAATGAATGGTGATCTAACCAAAGAG gaCATTGATTTAATTGACATCCTGTGGAGACAGGATATCGACCTTGGAGCTGGGCGTGAGATTTTTGACTACAGCCACCGCCAGAAGGAGAACGAAGTGGACAAAGAAGCAAATAATGGGGAGGAGTGTGGGGATGGCTGGAGGAGCAGAGGGGGCGATGTCGCTGACAGGGCCTTGCTAGTGGATGGCGAGACAGGGGAAAGCTTTCCTGCgcag GTGCCTGGTGTTGAGGACCAGACAGCCTTGTCCTTGGAGGAGTGCCTTAGGCTGCTGGAGGCCACGTTTCCCTTTGGGGAGAATTCGGAG TTTCCAGCTGCAGATGCCCCCAGCCTAACTGAAGTTCTGCCGAGTGAGAGCGGGCCTTCCACTGTGCCAGACGGGCTTCTGTCTCCCCTACTAACAGGGACAGAGTTGCCCTTCGACCTGGAGCAGCAGTGGCAGGACCTCATGTCTATAATGGAAACGCAG GGTATGGAGGTGAACAGCACAGCAGCTGCAGGGACCCTGTACGATAGCACAGGTGGAGACATTCTGAATGCCAACTACAGCCTTGCTCCATCCACCCCAATCAACCAGAATGTCAGCCTGCATCAGGCGTCACTGGGCAGCTGTACACAAGACTTTGCTTCCTTGTTCAGCTCTGAGATGGAGAGCCTCTCAGTAGCTGGCAGCTCAGCTTTGTTGCAGCTGGTTCCTGACAACTCCACTGGCTTCAACACCACATTTGGCTCTACCAACCTGAGTGGGATCTTCTTCCCTCCCCAGTTAAATGGCACTGTAAACGAAACATCTGGGCCTGAGCTGCCAGATCCTCTTGGGGGACTCCTTGATGAAGCCATGCTAGATGAGATTAGCTTGATGGACTTGGCCACTGAAGAAGGCTTCAACCCAGTGCAGGCTTCCCGCCTGGAGGAAGAATTTGATTCAGACTCTGGGCTCTCCTTGGACTCGAGCCACAGCCCTGCTTCTCTCAGCAGCTCAGAAGCATCGTCGTCATCAtcttcagcttcctcctccttttctgagGAAGGTGCTGTGGGCTACAACTCGGACTCTGAAAATGTGGACGTTGAAGATGCAGAAGGGGCAGTTGGGTACCAGCCAGAGTACAGCAAGTTTTGTCGTATGAGCTACCAGAACCCTTCTCAGCTGCAATATCTGCCTTATCTGGAGCATGTAGGTCACAATCACACCTACAACATGGCCCCCAGGACCTTAGACACTGACGAGCCCCAGCCAGCCACCATGGGGAAAAAGAGCGCCAAGGATAAACAGGCAGACTTCTTGGATAAGCAGATGAGCCGAGATGAGCACCGGGCCCGAGCCATGAAGATCCCTTTCCCCAACGAGAAGATCATCAACTTGCCTGTAGAAGAATTCAATGAACTCCTGTCGAAGTACCAACTGAGTGAGGCCCAGCTGAGCTTAATCCGGGACATCCGGAGACGGGGCAAGAACAAGATGGCTGCCCAGAACTGTCGTAAGAGAAAGCTGGACACTATCCTCAACTTGGAACGGGATGTAGAGGATTTGCAGAGAGACAAGTCAAAGCTGCTCAGGGAGAAGGTGGAGTTTCTCAGGTCCATTCGCCAGATGAAGCAAAAGGTGCAGAACCTCTATCAGGAGGTATTTGGCCGCCTGCGTGATGAGAATGGCCAGCCCTACTCCCCGAATCAATATGCCCTACAGTACGCCAGTAATGGTAGTGTTATCCTAATACCACGCTCCTTGGCCGACCAGCAGGGCAGACGTCAAGAGAGGAAACAGAAAGACAGGAGGAAGTGA
- the NFE2L1 gene encoding endoplasmic reticulum membrane sensor NFE2L1 isoform X4, translating to MAVGGGKVSGAPRHQGWSRKGAGKVGLHHIQNEGRHLEDIDLIDILWRQDIDLGAGREIFDYSHRQKENEVDKEANNGEECGDGWRSRGGDVADRALLVDGETGESFPAQVPGVEDQTALSLEECLRLLEATFPFGENSEFPAADAPSLTEVLPSESGPSTVPDGLLSPLLTGTELPFDLEQQWQDLMSIMETQGMEVNSTAAAGTLYDSTGGDILNANYSLAPSTPINQNVSLHQASLGSCTQDFASLFSSEMESLSVAGSSALLQLVPDNSTGFNTTFGSTNLSGIFFPPQLNGTVNETSGPELPDPLGGLLDEAMLDEISLMDLATEEGFNPVQASRLEEEFDSDSGLSLDSSHSPASLSSSEASSSSSSASSSFSEEGAVGYNSDSENVDVEDAEGAVGYQPEYSKFCRMSYQNPSQLQYLPYLEHVGHNHTYNMAPRTLDTDEPQPATMGKKSAKDKQADFLDKQMSRDEHRARAMKIPFPNEKIINLPVEEFNELLSKYQLSEAQLSLIRDIRRRGKNKMAAQNCRKRKLDTILNLERDVEDLQRDKSKLLREKVEFLRSIRQMKQKVQNLYQEVFGRLRDENGQPYSPNQYALQYASNGSVILIPRSLADQQGRRQERKQKDRRK from the exons ATGGCTGTAGGTGGGGGGAAAGTATCTGGAGCCCCACGACATCAGGGATGGTCCAGAAAAGGAGCAGGAAAGGTGGGGCTGCACCACATTCAGAATGAAGGGCGGCACTTGGAG gaCATTGATTTAATTGACATCCTGTGGAGACAGGATATCGACCTTGGAGCTGGGCGTGAGATTTTTGACTACAGCCACCGCCAGAAGGAGAACGAAGTGGACAAAGAAGCAAATAATGGGGAGGAGTGTGGGGATGGCTGGAGGAGCAGAGGGGGCGATGTCGCTGACAGGGCCTTGCTAGTGGATGGCGAGACAGGGGAAAGCTTTCCTGCgcag GTGCCTGGTGTTGAGGACCAGACAGCCTTGTCCTTGGAGGAGTGCCTTAGGCTGCTGGAGGCCACGTTTCCCTTTGGGGAGAATTCGGAG TTTCCAGCTGCAGATGCCCCCAGCCTAACTGAAGTTCTGCCGAGTGAGAGCGGGCCTTCCACTGTGCCAGACGGGCTTCTGTCTCCCCTACTAACAGGGACAGAGTTGCCCTTCGACCTGGAGCAGCAGTGGCAGGACCTCATGTCTATAATGGAAACGCAG GGTATGGAGGTGAACAGCACAGCAGCTGCAGGGACCCTGTACGATAGCACAGGTGGAGACATTCTGAATGCCAACTACAGCCTTGCTCCATCCACCCCAATCAACCAGAATGTCAGCCTGCATCAGGCGTCACTGGGCAGCTGTACACAAGACTTTGCTTCCTTGTTCAGCTCTGAGATGGAGAGCCTCTCAGTAGCTGGCAGCTCAGCTTTGTTGCAGCTGGTTCCTGACAACTCCACTGGCTTCAACACCACATTTGGCTCTACCAACCTGAGTGGGATCTTCTTCCCTCCCCAGTTAAATGGCACTGTAAACGAAACATCTGGGCCTGAGCTGCCAGATCCTCTTGGGGGACTCCTTGATGAAGCCATGCTAGATGAGATTAGCTTGATGGACTTGGCCACTGAAGAAGGCTTCAACCCAGTGCAGGCTTCCCGCCTGGAGGAAGAATTTGATTCAGACTCTGGGCTCTCCTTGGACTCGAGCCACAGCCCTGCTTCTCTCAGCAGCTCAGAAGCATCGTCGTCATCAtcttcagcttcctcctccttttctgagGAAGGTGCTGTGGGCTACAACTCGGACTCTGAAAATGTGGACGTTGAAGATGCAGAAGGGGCAGTTGGGTACCAGCCAGAGTACAGCAAGTTTTGTCGTATGAGCTACCAGAACCCTTCTCAGCTGCAATATCTGCCTTATCTGGAGCATGTAGGTCACAATCACACCTACAACATGGCCCCCAGGACCTTAGACACTGACGAGCCCCAGCCAGCCACCATGGGGAAAAAGAGCGCCAAGGATAAACAGGCAGACTTCTTGGATAAGCAGATGAGCCGAGATGAGCACCGGGCCCGAGCCATGAAGATCCCTTTCCCCAACGAGAAGATCATCAACTTGCCTGTAGAAGAATTCAATGAACTCCTGTCGAAGTACCAACTGAGTGAGGCCCAGCTGAGCTTAATCCGGGACATCCGGAGACGGGGCAAGAACAAGATGGCTGCCCAGAACTGTCGTAAGAGAAAGCTGGACACTATCCTCAACTTGGAACGGGATGTAGAGGATTTGCAGAGAGACAAGTCAAAGCTGCTCAGGGAGAAGGTGGAGTTTCTCAGGTCCATTCGCCAGATGAAGCAAAAGGTGCAGAACCTCTATCAGGAGGTATTTGGCCGCCTGCGTGATGAGAATGGCCAGCCCTACTCCCCGAATCAATATGCCCTACAGTACGCCAGTAATGGTAGTGTTATCCTAATACCACGCTCCTTGGCCGACCAGCAGGGCAGACGTCAAGAGAGGAAACAGAAAGACAGGAGGAAGTGA